One part of the Vicia villosa cultivar HV-30 ecotype Madison, WI linkage group LG6, Vvil1.0, whole genome shotgun sequence genome encodes these proteins:
- the LOC131612400 gene encoding probable protein phosphatase 2C 43, whose product MHPWLQTVIDMCRGKFKGDLKAFEEDPLGISINIERHCFGEFSMASVQANEFMEDRSQVEVASNNALFLGVYDGHGGYLASRFIAENLFKNLLRIAHENGNTITQDTLSSAVSDTEKQFINYVRTEYIAMPSLAKAGSCCLTAVIWKKTLYVANLGDSRAIIVSMVDGKPVVEQLTRDHNCNDIAIREELRAMHPNDPNIVFKRNGSYRVKGIIEVCRTIGDAYLKRPDFTFHDSFPKDTNGPPLPDKCVLSSEPEMRSRALRNNDKFLIFASDGLWDLMSNEQAALIVSKNPRNGIAKRLLSVALTESARRRGFSYQNVRAASPGRGNASRRSFHDDISVIVVFLEKPSILRKRVLNMSYSGLNPAPEKSDFEGSGLSSLILSPLSPRGLKASFRRRSKSVDSPLGGSSQGEDTDRLIDQSSRQTAQGRWASLRQKLFAPFRK is encoded by the exons ATGCATCCATGGCTTCAAACCGTGATCGATATGTGCAGGGGGAAGTTCAAAGGAGATCTCAAGGCTTTTGAGGAAGATCCTCTCGGAATATCGATCAATATCGAAAGACACTGCTTCGGAGAATTTTCCATGGCAAGCGTTCAAGCCAATGAATTCATGGAAGACCGAAGCCAGGTTGAAGTTGCCTCTAACAACGCACTCTTTCTCGGTGTTTACGACGGTCACGGTGGCTACCTGGCTTCACGATTCATCGCTGAAAATCTCTTCAAGAACCTCTTAA GGATTGCTCACGAGAATGGAAATACTATAACACAAGATACTCTAAGCAGCGCTGTTTCTGATACTGAAAAGCAATTCATCAATTATGTCCGCACGGAATATATTGCAATGCCAAGTCTAGCAAAAGCTGGCTCATGCTGTCTTACTGCAGTTATATGGAAAAAGACTCTATACGTCGCGAATCTTGGAGATTCGCGCGCCATAATTGTCTCTATGGTTGATGGAAAACCTGTTGTCGAACAGCTGACAAGAGATCACAACTGCAATGATATAGCTATTAGAGAAGAACTCAGGGCAATGCATCCAAATGATCCCAACATTGTGTTCAAGAGGAATGGATCGTATCGCGTTAAAGGCATCATTGAG gttTGTAGAACTATTGGTGATGCATATTTGAAGAGGCCTGATTTTACGTTTCACGATTCGTTTCCCAAAGATACGAACGGGCCTCCACTTCCTGATAAATGTGTGCTATCATCAGAACCAGAGATGCGTTCTAGAGCTTTAAGAAATAATGATAAGTTTCTGATATTTGCTTCTGATGGACTTTGGGATCTCATGTCAAATGAACAAGCTGCTCTAATTGTTTCAAAGAATCCAAGAAAT GGAATTGCGAAAAGGCTTTTGAGTGTTGCGCTAACGGAATCTGCTAGAAGAAGGGGATTTTCCTATCAGAATGTTCGAGCTGCTAGTCCGGGACGCGGTAATGCGAGCAGGAGGTCTTTTCATGATGATATAAGTGTGATTGTTGTGTTCTTAGAGAAACCGTCGATTCTGAGGAAACGCGTGCTTAATATGTCTTACAGCGGCTTAAATCCGGCGCCTGAAAAATCTGATTTCGAAGGCTCTGGATTAAGCTCTTTGATCCTGAGTCCATTGAGTCCTCGGGGTCTGAAGGCAAGTTTCAGAAGACGGTCAAAATCAGTTGACAGTCCTCTGGGTGGAAGCTCTCAGGGCGAGGACACTGACAGGCTTATTGATCAGAGCTCTCGTCAAACTGCTCAAGGCCGTTGGGCGTCTCTGAGACAGAAGCTCTTTGCACCATTTCGAAAATAA